From Hydractinia symbiolongicarpus strain clone_291-10 chromosome 12, HSymV2.1, whole genome shotgun sequence, one genomic window encodes:
- the LOC130621146 gene encoding uncharacterized protein LOC130621146 isoform X2, producing the protein MSEILEVITSQLSRFSLSIRTFKDAYTNMSELSATKSAASRTQEPKNRPIMTSKTSKNTTHARSRFSRYSRHAMTDVENDLQQINRKKESALLRKLCINVCGQSNEIVHEIISNVVETAYKNHVFNLDSNEAFQSFVLNRDNIIIEPLIGISQSTSSVYNGIIIPCDDWYIVDVLKRLEGLSIKVALVNNISYGNMLPDSKDLRLYKITSQIEEVSFDAKQKQFTACPSCLVFYRGEVKKDMKSTLDNQGVLLISVSSYNVLFSLSTMLSCDILFEFNDLAVTAAARVSVILQRDHTSQSQKRIFSIKNKLSYQLLVQSAENTKVHFYSLLLCSRTLDLYNVLSERIHAYLAKTNCCLRGRSLIKGNGFAERKAVELITTIMEFGTPTMESETLTKESSLDKYEVPHWFKFDVSMYKKLICERIITVFEDYAEIFEDQTENLFLNSLPHRVALWRNSFDCVSKILFCRKINTNF; encoded by the coding sequence ATGTCAGAAATTCTGGAAGTAATAACCAGCCAGTTGTCTCGTTTTTCACTTAGTATAAGGACTTTTAAAGATGCGTATACAAACATGAGCGAACTCTCTGCAACAAAAAGCGCTGCCAGCAGGACCCAAGAACCAAAAAACCGCCCCATTATGACATCAAAAACTTCAAAGAATACTACTCATGCTCGGTCCAGGTTTTCCAGGTACAGCCGACATGCAATGACAGATGTAGAAAATGATCTTCAACAGATAAACCGTAAAAAAGAGTCTGCTTTGTTACGGAAGCTTTGTATAAATGTTTGTGGACAATCCAACGAAATTGTACATGAGATTATTTCAAACGTGGTAGAAACTGCAtacaaaaatcacgtgtttaattTAGACAGTAACGAAGCTTTTCAGAGTTTTGTTTTAAATCGAGACAATATAATCATCGAACCGTTAATCGGTATCAGCCAATCCACATCGAGCGTTTATAACGGAATAATAATACCATGTGATGACTGGTATATTGTTGACGTATTGAAAAGACTGGAAGGTCTTAGTATAAAGGTAGCTTTAGTTAATAATATATCTTATGGCAACATGTTGCCAGATTCTAAAGATTTAAGACTTTATAAAATAACAAGCCAAATCGAGGAGGTCAGTTTTGATGCGAAGCAAAAACAATTTACAGCCTGCCCTAGTTGTCTTGTTTTTTATCGCGGTGAAGTAAAAAAAGATATGAAAAGTACGTTGGATAATCAAGGCGTATTACTTATTTCAGTTAGCAGCTACAATGTGTTATTTTCATTGTCAACTATGCTATCGTGTGATATTCTTTTCGAGTTTAATGACTTAGCTGTTACAGCGGCGGCCCGAGTCTCTGTCATCCTTCAACGTGATCATACCAGTCAATCACAGAAAagaattttttcaattaaaaataaattatcgtACCAATTGTTGGTTCAAAGTGCGGAAAACACCAAGGTGCATTTTTATTCGTTGTTATTGTGTTCGAGAACCTTAGATCTGTACAATGTGTTGTCAGAACGAATTCATGCTTATTTAGCTAAAACCAATTGTTGTTTAAGAGGTAGGTCCTTGATTAAAGGCAATGGCTTTGCTGAAAGAAAAGCTGTGGAATTAATTACCACCATAATGGAGTTTGGAACACCAACGATGGAGAGTGAAACATTAACGAAGGAGAGTAGCTTGGACAAATATGAGGTACCTCATTGGTTTAAATTTGACGTATCGATGTACAAGAAGCTAATATGCGAACGCATAATAACAGTGTTTGAAGACTATGCAGAAATTTTTGAAGATCAAacggaaaatttatttttaaactctcTCCCTCACAGGGTTGCACTGTGGAGGAATAGTTTTGATtgtgtcagcaaaattttgttttgtagaAAGATAAACACAAATTTCTAA
- the LOC130621146 gene encoding uncharacterized protein LOC130621146 isoform X1, with the protein MQIETMEMKQIDLLRVIKLVSTVDSLITGNDSVKCIIDEDGNYELTADGLRFFQAIQGKHWVYHIVHDFCAAFNKTYGYGSASFLFFVGKWCGCFIQLLNQGVPAQVISIVMSEILEVITSQLSRFSLSIRTFKDAYTNMSELSATKSAASRTQEPKNRPIMTSKTSKNTTHARSRFSRYSRHAMTDVENDLQQINRKKESALLRKLCINVCGQSNEIVHEIISNVVETAYKNHVFNLDSNEAFQSFVLNRDNIIIEPLIGISQSTSSVYNGIIIPCDDWYIVDVLKRLEGLSIKVALVNNISYGNMLPDSKDLRLYKITSQIEEVSFDAKQKQFTACPSCLVFYRGEVKKDMKSTLDNQGVLLISVSSYNVLFSLSTMLSCDILFEFNDLAVTAAARVSVILQRDHTSQSQKRIFSIKNKLSYQLLVQSAENTKVHFYSLLLCSRTLDLYNVLSERIHAYLAKTNCCLRGRSLIKGNGFAERKAVELITTIMEFGTPTMESETLTKESSLDKYEVPHWFKFDVSMYKKLICERIITVFEDYAEIFEDQTENLFLNSLPHRVALWRNSFDCVSKILFCRKINTNF; encoded by the exons ATGCAAATTGAAACGATGGAAATGAAACAAATTGACCTGCTCAGAGTAATCAAGTTAG TTTCCACGGTCGACAGTTTAATTACAGGAAATGACAG TGTGAAGTGTATAATTGACGAAGATGGAAACTACGAACTGACTGCAGATGGGTTGAGATTTTTTCAAGCTATCCAAGGAAAG caTTGGGTGTATCACATTGTGCATGATTTTTGTGCAGCATTTAATAAGACTTATGGTTATGGTTCagcatcttttttatttttcgtggGAAAGTGGTGTGGATGTTTTATACAATTACTTAATCAG GGTGTTCCTGCACAAGTCATATCCATCGTCATGTCAGAAATTCTGGAAGTAATAACCAGCCAGTTGTCTCGTTTTTCACTTAGTATAAGGACTTTTAAAGATGCGTATACAAACATGAGCGAACTCTCTGCAACAAAAAGCGCTGCCAGCAGGACCCAAGAACCAAAAAACCGCCCCATTATGACATCAAAAACTTCAAAGAATACTACTCATGCTCGGTCCAGGTTTTCCAGGTACAGCCGACATGCAATGACAGATGTAGAAAATGATCTTCAACAGATAAACCGTAAAAAAGAGTCTGCTTTGTTACGGAAGCTTTGTATAAATGTTTGTGGACAATCCAACGAAATTGTACATGAGATTATTTCAAACGTGGTAGAAACTGCAtacaaaaatcacgtgtttaattTAGACAGTAACGAAGCTTTTCAGAGTTTTGTTTTAAATCGAGACAATATAATCATCGAACCGTTAATCGGTATCAGCCAATCCACATCGAGCGTTTATAACGGAATAATAATACCATGTGATGACTGGTATATTGTTGACGTATTGAAAAGACTGGAAGGTCTTAGTATAAAGGTAGCTTTAGTTAATAATATATCTTATGGCAACATGTTGCCAGATTCTAAAGATTTAAGACTTTATAAAATAACAAGCCAAATCGAGGAGGTCAGTTTTGATGCGAAGCAAAAACAATTTACAGCCTGCCCTAGTTGTCTTGTTTTTTATCGCGGTGAAGTAAAAAAAGATATGAAAAGTACGTTGGATAATCAAGGCGTATTACTTATTTCAGTTAGCAGCTACAATGTGTTATTTTCATTGTCAACTATGCTATCGTGTGATATTCTTTTCGAGTTTAATGACTTAGCTGTTACAGCGGCGGCCCGAGTCTCTGTCATCCTTCAACGTGATCATACCAGTCAATCACAGAAAagaattttttcaattaaaaataaattatcgtACCAATTGTTGGTTCAAAGTGCGGAAAACACCAAGGTGCATTTTTATTCGTTGTTATTGTGTTCGAGAACCTTAGATCTGTACAATGTGTTGTCAGAACGAATTCATGCTTATTTAGCTAAAACCAATTGTTGTTTAAGAGGTAGGTCCTTGATTAAAGGCAATGGCTTTGCTGAAAGAAAAGCTGTGGAATTAATTACCACCATAATGGAGTTTGGAACACCAACGATGGAGAGTGAAACATTAACGAAGGAGAGTAGCTTGGACAAATATGAGGTACCTCATTGGTTTAAATTTGACGTATCGATGTACAAGAAGCTAATATGCGAACGCATAATAACAGTGTTTGAAGACTATGCAGAAATTTTTGAAGATCAAacggaaaatttatttttaaactctcTCCCTCACAGGGTTGCACTGTGGAGGAATAGTTTTGATtgtgtcagcaaaattttgttttgtagaAAGATAAACACAAATTTCTAA
- the LOC130621147 gene encoding E3 ubiquitin-protein ligase CHFR-like, with translation MSSKRKERDQNLEAKLSELKQKQDTWMKQRSQSLSSFTTSTPINNTSKSSRAEVLSKKTSVKNTAQKHDALLWNTGTSNSYNGFVVRKKPSTHTPGSETSRSKPTVLTHSSLRNYPSRPSSAKSDKFLKSKSKKKMNNNSPSTGNSEESLDQKMTGYISRLDFGNSEYDSTKYELETNITKREKVDGTFKTEIKEEVMKNHYCSLCHQLMLGKRNAPYILYPCGHSFCLACVSGAKFCPSCQSVVAGMQENAMLSNVIQEFKLEKEREELRRKEAETEKYLKEYKSLSTRTEVMEAEATSIIDSMEEITVELVNKKDSIKSIEENATAIKQQIQTLQKQLKSLEEQHNMETETVNNLEKEYENQKHQLLMVEKTLKTLKSSQDRVKAMIKNLSPSLMKGLED, from the exons atgtcatcaaaaagaaaagaaagggaCCAAAACCTAGAAGCCAAATTATCAGAGTTGAAACAAAAACAGGACACGTGGATGAAGCAACGCTCACAGTCACTATCGAGTTTTACAACTTCAACCCCAATTAACAATACTTCAAAATCATCAAGAGCTGAAGTGTTGTCAAAAAAAACTTCAGTTAAAAATACTGCTCAAAAACACGATGCTCTACTTTGGAATACAGGAACTTCGAACTCTTACAATGGATTTGTTGTTCGCAAGAAGCCCTCAACACATACACCAGGTAGTGAAACAAGTCGTTCAAagccaaccgttttaactcattCATCATTAAGAAACTATCCATCAAGGCCATCTTCAGCTAAATCTGATAAATTTTTGAAGAGCAAgtccaagaaaaaaatgaataacaaCAGTCCTAGCACTGGAAACAGTGAAGAAAGCCTTGACCAAAAAATGACAGGCTATATTTCGAGACTTGATTTTGGTAATTCAGAATATGACAGCACAAAATATGAGTTGGAAACGAACATTACTAAGCGGGAAAAAGTTGACGGaacttttaaaacagaaataaaagaaGAGGTTATGAAAAATCATTATTGCAGTCTTTGCCATCAACTAATGCTTGGAAAAAGAAATGCACCTTATATTTTGTATCCATGTGGACATTCCTTTTGTCTAGCATGTGTCTCAGGAGCAAAGTTTTGTCCAAGTTGTCAATCAGTTGTTGCTGGTATGCAAGAAAATGCAATGTTGTCAAATGTTATTCAAGAATTTAAACTAGAGAAAGAAAGAGAGGAACTTCGAAGAAAAGAAGcagaaacagaaaaatatcTTAAAGAGTACAAATCATTGAGCACGCGGACTGAAGTGATGGAAG CCGAAGCAACATCAATTATTGATTCTATGGAAGAAATCACTGTGGAATTAGTGAATAAAAAAGACTCAATAAAATCAATTGAAGAAAATGCTACAGCTATAAAACAACAAATTCAaactttacaaaaacaattgAAGTCTTTAGAAGAACAGCATAACATGGAGACGGAAACTGTAAATAACTTAGAAAAAGAATACGAAAACCAAAAGCACCAACTGTTAATGGTTGAGAAGACCTTAAAAACACTTAAAAGCAGTCAGGACAGAGTGAAAGCAATGATTAAAAATCTATCACCTTCTCTTATGAAAGGCTTGGAAGACTAG